A window from Candidatus Neomarinimicrobiota bacterium encodes these proteins:
- the accC gene encoding acetyl-CoA carboxylase biotin carboxylase subunit yields MFNKILIANRGEIALRIIRACHELDIKTVAVYSEIDELSLHVRFADEAICIGPPPGNQSYMNIPQLISAAEVTNADAIHPGYGFLAENSRFAEVCADHDIVFIGPSAEVMAKMGDKSVAKETMTRANVPVVPGSEGKVPNVKEAKGIAAEIGLPVIIKAAAGGGGRGMRVVKNMEDLENFFGMARAESQAAFDSPDLYIEKFIEQPRHVEVQLLGDSHGEIVALGERECSIQRRHQKLIEESPSPAVDEALRAKMCDAAVRGAREVGYESAGTIEFLLDAQKNFYFMEMNTRIQVEHPVTEMVVGIDLIKEQIRVAAGGKIDPWLKDFKLRGHSIECRINAEDPEHGFRPSPGNITSFHMPGGMGMRVDTHAYSGYTIPPTYDSMIGKIISFGRDRDEAIDRMQRGLEETVIEGIKTTIPFQQQVLADERFMSGNFDTKFLEDFTFEPE; encoded by the coding sequence ATGTTTAATAAAATTTTGATTGCAAACCGGGGAGAAATTGCTCTCCGAATAATCCGCGCCTGCCATGAACTTGACATTAAGACTGTGGCGGTCTATTCCGAAATTGACGAACTCTCCCTCCATGTCCGTTTTGCCGATGAGGCCATTTGTATTGGCCCCCCACCTGGAAATCAAAGTTATATGAATATACCCCAGTTGATAAGTGCGGCAGAGGTAACCAACGCCGACGCAATTCATCCGGGATACGGCTTTCTTGCCGAAAACAGTCGATTTGCCGAGGTCTGCGCGGATCACGATATTGTTTTCATTGGCCCTTCGGCCGAGGTTATGGCCAAGATGGGCGATAAATCCGTTGCCAAAGAAACCATGACCAGGGCAAACGTACCTGTCGTGCCTGGGAGTGAGGGTAAAGTTCCCAACGTTAAAGAAGCCAAAGGAATTGCGGCGGAAATCGGGTTGCCGGTGATTATTAAAGCCGCGGCAGGTGGTGGTGGACGCGGAATGCGCGTCGTGAAAAATATGGAGGACCTGGAGAATTTTTTCGGCATGGCCAGGGCAGAGTCCCAGGCGGCATTCGACAGCCCGGATCTGTATATCGAAAAATTTATAGAACAGCCACGTCATGTAGAGGTTCAGCTCCTGGGTGATTCTCATGGAGAAATCGTTGCACTTGGAGAACGCGAGTGTTCCATTCAGCGCCGCCATCAGAAATTGATCGAGGAATCTCCCTCACCGGCCGTGGATGAAGCACTCAGAGCAAAGATGTGTGATGCCGCAGTCCGTGGAGCCAGGGAAGTGGGATACGAAAGTGCCGGGACCATCGAATTCCTGCTGGATGCCCAGAAGAATTTTTACTTTATGGAAATGAATACCCGGATCCAGGTGGAACATCCCGTTACGGAGATGGTCGTTGGTATTGACCTTATCAAAGAGCAGATTCGCGTGGCGGCCGGCGGAAAAATTGATCCGTGGCTGAAGGATTTCAAACTGCGGGGGCATTCTATTGAATGCCGAATTAACGCAGAGGATCCGGAACACGGATTTCGGCCCTCACCAGGGAATATTACGAGCTTTCATATGCCTGGCGGCATGGGGATGCGGGTGGATACTCACGCCTATTCCGGCTACACTATTCCACCTACATACGACTCCATGATCGGAAAAATTATCTCTTTCGGCAGGGACAGGGACGAAGCCATTGACCGGATGCAGCGCGGCCTGGAAGAAACGGTCATCGAAGGAATAAAAACCACTATCCCATTTCAACAACAAGTCCTGGCCGACGAGCGGTTTATGAGCGGGAATTTCGATACAAAATTTCTGGAAGACTTCACATTCGAGCCGGAATAG
- the accB gene encoding acetyl-CoA carboxylase biotin carboxyl carrier protein: MKTQEIRELIKVVEQSDIDELEVSRWGHRIRITKNKNHVADSQPQQITIPAQPSANTQSAPASQPEPKVEEPAETPEEASPADSGPTDNFEEVKSPIVGTFYRSPSPESDPFVGVGDTVKPGQTLCIVEAMKIMNEIECETSGVVKEIVAEDSQPVEYNQTLFLIEPK; the protein is encoded by the coding sequence GTGAAAACCCAGGAAATCCGTGAGCTGATAAAGGTTGTCGAACAGAGCGATATCGACGAACTCGAAGTGTCCCGATGGGGGCATCGCATTAGGATTACGAAAAATAAAAATCATGTTGCCGACTCACAGCCTCAACAGATAACAATTCCTGCGCAGCCGTCAGCCAATACCCAATCGGCGCCGGCCAGTCAGCCTGAGCCAAAAGTAGAGGAGCCGGCCGAAACACCGGAGGAAGCGTCACCGGCGGACTCAGGGCCAACCGATAACTTTGAAGAAGTCAAATCTCCGATCGTTGGGACGTTCTATCGGTCTCCCAGTCCGGAATCCGATCCATTTGTCGGTGTTGGAGACACGGTTAAGCCGGGACAGACACTCTGCATCGTGGAAGCCATGAAGATTATGAACGAGATAGAGTGCGAGACCAGCGGTGTGGTGAAAGAAATCGTGGCTGAGGACTCGCAGCCCGTTGAGTATAATCAAACTCTGTTCCTCATCGAACCCAAATAA
- the efp gene encoding elongation factor P, giving the protein MADTSDFRNGMIIRFKDDLYKIVDFLHVKPGKGSAFVRTTLKNIFTGQQIENTFRAGEKVEEVRVIAKQMQYLYNENNLYYFMDNDTYEQIPVPEDILGKNLQYLKENQQVKILFNDEKPIDSEMPIHVELEVTDTDPGIRGDTATGGSKPATVETGYTVQVPLFIDEGDILKIDTRSGEYVERVNT; this is encoded by the coding sequence ATGGCAGATACTTCAGATTTTCGTAACGGAATGATCATCCGGTTTAAGGATGACTTGTATAAAATTGTCGACTTTCTTCACGTAAAGCCGGGCAAAGGTAGTGCCTTTGTCCGGACGACATTAAAAAATATTTTTACCGGACAGCAGATCGAAAACACATTTCGGGCCGGAGAGAAGGTTGAGGAAGTCCGGGTTATTGCAAAACAGATGCAATATCTGTATAATGAGAACAATCTCTACTATTTTATGGATAACGACACCTATGAGCAGATACCTGTGCCGGAAGATATTTTGGGGAAAAACCTCCAGTATCTTAAAGAGAACCAACAGGTAAAGATTCTGTTCAATGACGAAAAGCCAATCGATTCTGAAATGCCAATACACGTGGAGCTCGAAGTAACCGACACCGATCCCGGAATACGCGGGGATACGGCTACGGGCGGTTCCAAGCCTGCCACTGTGGAGACCGGTTACACCGTTCAAGTCCCTCTGTTTATCGATGAAGGGGATATTCTGAAAATCGATACACGTTCCGGCGAATATGTTGAACGGGTTAATACATAG
- a CDS encoding tetratricopeptide repeat protein, translating into MNTKRLVLSIIIAAVTMVTLQYCGSSGVVKKKAPVYKQGKQLYDQAKYEQAVKQLEPKLEQHPDNAMLRYYLGLAYLQQDKLEKAMSVYEQAANIAENSRMDSVYSAIMAQQAEEYRKAEKYEAVPAWADSAITLDSKNKLAYYEKYMAKGLNLYHQGSKWELWDAIVAFGNATAALPERPMPYYYAAKSYSKKDDKDFENILGQYEKALERDPPPDIEQEINKAIEDLKRRKKLYEDFWGN; encoded by the coding sequence ATGAATACAAAACGATTAGTTCTCTCAATTATTATTGCGGCAGTCACAATGGTGACTCTTCAATATTGTGGCAGCTCTGGCGTCGTGAAGAAGAAAGCACCCGTCTATAAACAGGGGAAACAACTGTATGACCAGGCTAAATATGAACAAGCTGTGAAGCAGCTAGAACCAAAGCTGGAGCAGCACCCGGACAACGCAATGCTCAGGTATTATCTTGGGTTGGCATATCTCCAGCAGGATAAGCTGGAAAAGGCTATGTCGGTTTATGAACAGGCCGCTAATATTGCTGAAAATTCCAGAATGGATTCAGTGTATTCCGCGATAATGGCCCAGCAGGCGGAGGAATATCGAAAAGCAGAGAAGTATGAGGCCGTCCCTGCCTGGGCGGATTCGGCCATTACGCTGGATAGCAAAAACAAGTTGGCGTACTATGAGAAATATATGGCTAAGGGCCTTAATCTCTACCACCAGGGGAGTAAATGGGAGCTTTGGGATGCAATCGTAGCCTTTGGAAATGCCACAGCCGCACTTCCTGAACGTCCAATGCCGTATTATTATGCCGCCAAATCATATAGTAAAAAGGACGATAAGGACTTCGAAAATATTTTAGGTCAGTATGAGAAAGCTCTGGAGCGGGATCCTCCACCCGATATTGAACAGGAGATAAACAAGGCGATTGAAGACCTGAAACGACGCAAAAAGCTCTACGAAGATTTTTGGGGAAATTAA
- a CDS encoding amidohydrolase family protein, which yields MTSGNPDNRDSAHSDPPSALLVKNIGELATVNPRIGQVEKYDHVSMEIIDGTVAGLFSGESVPFTGDYDAIIDAGGRLVTPGFVDPSTWLARSDTLQQLSAKKIQNYVGQFLRHGTTTVEMKIEVSLETEQTINAFSLLADSSDDNEIESVPTVYLTPGLQDNEESPGGKYLRELCENILPAIAEENVAEYCDLRYGTSGFPASDAEILINSAIDSGLNLRLETDGADADKATELAATYGAHSVTLIEEISEEGVANLDKADIVPIILPGVNLVRKDSSPIDIRKMVDIGLPVAVGSGYYFANVSTGNMQSVLNLSTTLYNLSIEEALQAATYHAAGALNREDAKGCLTPGYDADFILWEKKQLDDLAMEFGMNLLAGTFIGGNPMWQNQDLS from the coding sequence ATGACTTCCGGAAACCCGGATAACCGGGACAGTGCGCATTCAGACCCACCTTCCGCATTGTTGGTGAAGAACATCGGAGAGCTCGCAACAGTCAATCCGCGAATAGGTCAGGTGGAGAAATATGATCATGTTTCCATGGAGATAATCGATGGTACAGTCGCTGGCTTATTCTCCGGAGAATCCGTACCGTTTACGGGGGACTATGACGCGATTATAGATGCCGGTGGTCGGCTGGTGACGCCCGGATTCGTGGATCCGAGTACGTGGTTAGCCCGCAGTGATACACTCCAACAATTATCAGCGAAGAAAATCCAAAATTACGTCGGGCAGTTTCTGCGACACGGGACCACCACAGTAGAAATGAAAATCGAAGTATCTCTAGAAACTGAGCAGACCATAAACGCTTTTTCACTATTAGCCGATTCATCTGATGATAACGAAATTGAATCAGTGCCCACCGTATACCTCACTCCCGGACTACAGGATAATGAGGAAAGCCCGGGAGGAAAATATCTCCGCGAATTATGCGAAAATATTCTTCCGGCGATAGCTGAGGAAAACGTGGCAGAATATTGTGACTTACGGTATGGCACATCCGGATTCCCGGCATCTGATGCGGAGATACTCATAAATTCGGCAATCGACTCCGGCTTAAATCTCCGCCTGGAAACAGATGGAGCTGACGCAGACAAAGCCACTGAATTGGCAGCGACCTATGGTGCCCATTCGGTGACGCTCATAGAAGAAATTTCTGAGGAAGGAGTCGCTAACCTGGATAAGGCCGATATTGTTCCGATTATCCTCCCCGGTGTTAACCTGGTGAGGAAGGATTCATCACCAATAGATATACGGAAAATGGTCGATATTGGACTTCCGGTGGCAGTCGGCTCCGGATATTATTTTGCCAACGTTTCTACTGGTAACATGCAGTCTGTTTTGAACCTGTCGACCACATTGTATAACTTATCTATAGAGGAAGCGTTACAGGCAGCAACTTATCACGCCGCAGGAGCCTTGAACCGCGAAGATGCCAAAGGATGCCTGACACCCGGATACGATGCGGATTTCATTCTCTGGGAGAAAAAACAGTTAGACGATTTAGCGATGGAATTTGGTATGAATTTGCTGGCCGGAACCTTTATCGGTGGAAATCCGATGTGGCAAAATCAGGATTTGTCTTAG
- a CDS encoding family 10 glycosylhydrolase, which produces MRNPIRFTYLIRKATISVAFLFIFWALPLNVFSQESDTPMTDQFFKGLWVIRNNMTDSSSIKEVVEFASDNGFRQILVQVRGRGFAYYTSSFVPRSYLITEPQFDPLAYAIEKGHEAGLEVHAWMNMYVLWTAETEPPDPNHLLLTQPEWTDADNNGVMYKDKDWNLFRNGLRGGIYLAPTHPAVNPYLKSVVKEVVENYNVDGIHLDYIRYQNVVSGYNPAGRETFRNKYGVDPLLLSQITQLDTVNWDERSYQIYIDAWNAHRRDQVTQLVSSLKTLCEQHGTKLSAAVKPNVNDARSRFFQDWEYWIEEGYLDLAIPMNYAKDLELFMSNLQLIREKLPRDQVAMGIAVYNQSQFDVAEKILKTLSAQYEGFCLFSYNSFVENPTYIDVIRRFVKIE; this is translated from the coding sequence GTGCGAAACCCAATTCGGTTCACATATCTTATTCGAAAGGCAACCATTAGCGTTGCCTTTCTTTTTATCTTTTGGGCACTCCCGCTGAATGTATTCAGCCAGGAATCCGATACGCCCATGACTGATCAGTTCTTTAAGGGACTGTGGGTCATCCGAAATAACATGACTGATTCCTCCTCCATAAAGGAGGTGGTGGAATTTGCGTCAGATAATGGATTCCGGCAGATCCTGGTGCAGGTACGAGGCCGTGGATTTGCGTATTATACCTCCTCATTTGTTCCTCGATCATACCTCATCACAGAACCACAATTTGATCCCCTGGCCTATGCCATAGAAAAGGGACACGAAGCCGGCCTCGAAGTTCATGCCTGGATGAACATGTATGTGCTCTGGACAGCTGAGACAGAACCGCCGGATCCAAATCATCTGCTCCTGACACAGCCAGAATGGACTGATGCTGATAACAATGGTGTCATGTACAAGGATAAGGATTGGAACCTCTTCCGGAACGGCTTACGGGGCGGAATCTATCTTGCCCCAACACATCCGGCAGTCAATCCCTATCTGAAATCCGTGGTAAAGGAAGTCGTTGAAAATTATAATGTGGACGGAATCCATCTGGATTACATCCGGTATCAGAATGTAGTCTCGGGCTATAATCCTGCCGGGCGGGAAACCTTTCGGAATAAGTACGGAGTCGATCCTCTGTTGCTATCTCAGATTACACAGCTGGATACGGTCAACTGGGATGAACGGTCGTACCAAATTTATATAGATGCCTGGAATGCCCATCGCCGGGATCAGGTGACCCAACTCGTTTCTTCACTCAAAACATTGTGTGAACAACATGGCACGAAACTATCCGCAGCCGTCAAACCGAATGTGAATGATGCCCGCAGCCGGTTTTTTCAGGACTGGGAATATTGGATAGAGGAGGGGTATCTTGACCTGGCAATTCCAATGAATTATGCTAAAGATCTCGAATTGTTTATGTCGAATTTGCAACTCATCAGAGAAAAGTTACCACGGGATCAGGTGGCCATGGGAATTGCTGTTTATAACCAGTCGCAGTTTGATGTGGCAGAAAAAATATTGAAAACGCTCAGTGCTCAATACGAGGGCTTTTGTCTTTTTTCTTATAATTCGTTTGTTGAAAATCCAACATACATAGATGTCATCCGCCGTTTTGTAAAGATTGAATAA
- the rplQ gene encoding 50S ribosomal protein L17, whose protein sequence is MRHGKRGRKLGRTSSHRKSMLANMAASLFKHKQIRTTDAKAKEARRVAEKLITLGKKGDLAARRKALSILPTKEDVNTLFNEIAPQYEEREGGYTRIVKLGRRTNDAAPVSILELVDFQRQVSPAETEE, encoded by the coding sequence ATGCGACACGGAAAACGAGGCCGGAAACTCGGCAGAACGAGCTCTCATAGAAAATCGATGCTGGCGAACATGGCGGCGAGCCTGTTTAAACATAAGCAGATCCGGACCACCGACGCCAAGGCGAAAGAGGCGCGGAGGGTAGCGGAGAAGCTTATCACTCTGGGAAAAAAAGGTGATCTCGCCGCACGGAGAAAAGCACTCAGCATTCTTCCGACCAAGGAAGATGTGAATACGCTTTTTAACGAAATTGCACCGCAATACGAAGAGCGCGAAGGCGGTTATACCCGAATAGTGAAACTCGGCCGCAGAACAAACGATGCTGCGCCGGTATCTATTCTGGAGCTGGTCGATTTTCAACGCCAGGTATCGCCTGCTGAGACTGAAGAATAG
- a CDS encoding DNA-directed RNA polymerase subunit alpha gives MPNFQIPTNVQLDEDSATDTFARYIYEPLERGYGVTVGNAFRRILMSSIPGAAITAIKVDGVHHEFTTIEGVKEDVSEIILNLKQVKIRLGDTKHEKVSLHIEGAGELKAGEIGEGQGDFEIMNPDHHIFTMNEDADFNLEVMLGRGRGYVPAEKNKLPEAPIGMIFVDSIFSPVTNANYKVEELQTAEKANMERLTLEITTDGSIEPANALGYAAQLLRDHINPFLQFESGEIKEPEKKIDEEVLRVRKQLQRSIDELELSVRAYNCLKFANIETIADLVEKEESEMLKYKNFGKKSLQELVEKLGDLGLEFGMDVDKYTKDQLV, from the coding sequence ATGCCAAATTTCCAAATACCAACAAATGTACAATTAGACGAAGATTCAGCCACTGATACCTTTGCCCGGTACATCTATGAACCGCTGGAACGCGGATACGGAGTTACTGTTGGCAACGCGTTTCGCCGGATTTTGATGTCATCAATCCCGGGAGCGGCAATTACAGCAATTAAAGTAGACGGCGTGCATCACGAATTCACCACCATTGAAGGTGTGAAGGAGGATGTGTCGGAGATTATTCTGAACCTGAAACAGGTGAAGATCCGGCTGGGAGATACTAAGCACGAAAAGGTTTCCCTCCACATCGAAGGCGCCGGTGAACTGAAAGCCGGAGAGATCGGCGAAGGCCAGGGTGATTTTGAAATTATGAACCCTGATCATCATATCTTTACGATGAACGAGGATGCCGATTTCAACCTTGAAGTCATGCTCGGTCGCGGTCGTGGATATGTTCCGGCAGAGAAGAATAAACTTCCGGAAGCCCCTATCGGGATGATCTTCGTGGATTCCATCTTTTCACCAGTCACCAACGCTAATTACAAGGTGGAAGAGTTGCAGACTGCTGAAAAGGCCAATATGGAACGCCTGACGCTGGAGATTACGACTGACGGTAGTATTGAACCGGCCAACGCGCTGGGATATGCTGCCCAGTTGCTCCGGGATCACATTAATCCGTTTCTCCAGTTCGAATCCGGTGAAATTAAGGAGCCGGAAAAGAAGATCGACGAAGAGGTTCTGCGAGTCCGGAAACAGTTGCAGCGTAGTATTGACGAACTGGAATTGTCGGTCCGCGCCTATAACTGCCTGAAATTCGCAAATATCGAAACCATCGCGGATTTGGTGGAAAAGGAAGAATCCGAAATGCTGAAGTACAAGAACTTCGGAAAAAAATCTCTGCAGGAACTGGTGGAGAAACTTGGCGATCTCGGACTGGAATTTGGAATGGACGTTGATAAGTATACCAAGGATCAGCTGGTATAA
- the rpsD gene encoding 30S ribosomal protein S4 gives MARYTGPVCKLCRREGEKLFLKGNRCLSSKCAIERKGYAPGQHGQGRRRRLSDYGIQLREKQKMRRIYGILEKQFRNYFKKADGMAGVTGTNLIQILESRLDNTVYRLGFAPSRAAARMLVKHRHIQVNGRTVDIPSFSVSQGDKIQVRERSKKMESIHESMQKIKGEHPLPWLELDKAKMEGTFMQVPERDEVGLEVNEQLVVELYSK, from the coding sequence ATGGCAAGATATACTGGACCTGTTTGTAAATTATGCCGTCGGGAAGGCGAGAAGCTCTTCCTGAAGGGCAACAGGTGTCTTTCATCGAAATGTGCGATTGAGCGCAAGGGGTATGCCCCCGGTCAGCACGGGCAAGGCCGTCGCAGACGGTTGTCCGATTACGGTATCCAGCTGCGGGAAAAACAGAAAATGCGCAGAATCTATGGAATACTGGAAAAACAGTTCCGCAATTATTTTAAGAAGGCGGACGGTATGGCGGGCGTTACAGGGACCAACCTGATTCAAATACTGGAATCCCGATTGGACAACACCGTGTACCGGCTTGGATTTGCACCATCGCGTGCCGCAGCCCGTATGCTCGTAAAACATCGGCACATCCAGGTAAATGGACGCACTGTTGACATCCCGTCATTTTCGGTATCACAGGGTGATAAAATCCAGGTGCGGGAGAGGAGCAAAAAGATGGAATCTATCCACGAATCCATGCAGAAGATCAAAGGGGAACACCCACTGCCATGGTTGGAACTGGATAAGGCAAAGATGGAAGGGACCTTCATGCAAGTGCCTGAGCGCGATGAGGTCGGCCTGGAAGTCAACGAACAGTTAGTTGTCGAATTATATTCGAAATAA
- the rpsK gene encoding 30S ribosomal protein S11 encodes MAKGKGSGKSKRKKKKQRVDAEGIAHIKSTFNNTTVTLTDKFGNAISWSTAGKVGHKGSRKNTPFAAGQAAEAAAQEAIDLGLQRVEVRVKGPGSGRDAAIRSLHSAGLEITAIKDVTPIPHNGCRPPKRRRV; translated from the coding sequence TTGGCTAAAGGAAAAGGTTCCGGAAAGAGCAAGCGTAAAAAGAAAAAACAACGCGTTGACGCCGAGGGTATTGCTCACATCAAATCGACGTTTAACAATACTACGGTGACGTTAACGGATAAATTTGGCAATGCCATTTCCTGGTCCACGGCCGGAAAGGTCGGACATAAAGGATCTCGGAAAAATACACCGTTTGCCGCCGGACAGGCTGCTGAGGCGGCGGCTCAGGAAGCAATCGATTTGGGGCTCCAGCGCGTCGAAGTCCGCGTAAAGGGCCCCGGTTCAGGGCGGGATGCGGCAATCCGCTCACTCCATTCTGCTGGCTTGGAAATTACCGCGATTAAAGACGTTACACCAATTCCACACAACGGATGCCGCCCGCCGAAACGGCGTCGTGTGTAA
- the rpsM gene encoding 30S ribosomal protein S13 — protein sequence MARIAGVDLPRDKKIKISLTYIYGLGRSLALEILDKAGIDPETRTKDITDDEAQTLRNVISTDYKVEGALRSEHNANVKRLMDIGCYKGYRHRRGLPVNGQRTKTNARTRKGKKRTVGRKSKKVGKKG from the coding sequence GTGGCTCGTATAGCAGGAGTCGATTTACCGCGGGATAAAAAAATTAAGATTAGCTTAACGTATATTTACGGTCTTGGTCGTAGTCTGGCTCTGGAGATTTTAGACAAGGCGGGCATCGATCCGGAAACCCGGACCAAAGATATTACCGATGATGAAGCGCAGACGCTACGGAATGTGATCAGTACGGATTACAAGGTAGAGGGCGCACTCCGTTCCGAACACAATGCGAATGTAAAGCGGTTGATGGATATCGGCTGCTATAAGGGATATCGTCATCGTCGTGGACTGCCGGTGAACGGTCAGCGGACTAAGACCAATGCCCGCACCCGGAAAGGGAAGAAGCGGACGGTGGGACGGAAGAGTAAAAAAGTCGGGAAAAAAGGTTAA
- the rpmJ gene encoding 50S ribosomal protein L36, with protein sequence MKVRASVKKICKKCKIIRRNGVVRVTCTNPKHKQRQG encoded by the coding sequence GTGAAGGTACGCGCATCAGTAAAAAAGATTTGTAAGAAGTGCAAAATTATTCGCCGGAATGGTGTTGTACGGGTAACATGTACAAATCCGAAACATAAACAACGCCAAGGTTAA
- the infA gene encoding translation initiation factor IF-1, with amino-acid sequence MAKEKPIRVDGIVKETLPNATFKVELENGHEVHAHISGKMRMNYIKILPGDKVTLELSPYDLNRGRVVYRYK; translated from the coding sequence TTGGCCAAAGAAAAACCGATTCGCGTAGACGGCATCGTCAAAGAGACGCTCCCGAACGCGACGTTTAAGGTCGAACTGGAGAACGGGCACGAAGTCCACGCACATATCTCTGGGAAAATGCGGATGAATTATATCAAAATTCTACCGGGAGATAAAGTGACGCTGGAACTTTCACCGTATGATCTGAATCGCGGACGTGTCGTCTACCGGTATAAATGA